Proteins co-encoded in one Palaemon carinicauda isolate YSFRI2023 unplaced genomic scaffold, ASM3689809v2 scaffold19, whole genome shotgun sequence genomic window:
- the LOC137635877 gene encoding uncharacterized protein, which yields MGNTVQKLRTRAVMEGAQVATAGHHHHHHHHHHLGSQSVFYPERSRSPDGRKSSTGSSSDASWTSAQDNPLDAALQTLDDLHDPDGTLSDLLARTGEDDFMKAVLSFCSYMDGRMDTLDNSKIYDEFRSYTMTAEPAKVEVA from the coding sequence ATGGGTAACACAGTCCAGAAGTTGCGAACACGAGCAGTGATGGAAGGAGCCCAGGTCGCCACAGCCGGTCACCAtcaccaccatcaccatcaccatcacctcgGTTCACAATCCGTCTTCTACCCGGAGCGAAGCCGCAGCCCGGACGGTCGCAAATCCTCCACCGGCTCTTCCAGCGACGCCTCCTGGACCAGCGCCCAAGACAACCCTCTGGACGCGGCCCTGCAAACCCTGGACGACCTACACGATCCGGACGGCACGCTGAGCGACCTGCTGGCCCGTACGGGCGAGGACGACTTCATGAAAGCCGTGCTATCCTTCTGCTCCTATATGGACGGTAGGATGGACACGTTGGATAACTCTAAAATCTACGACGAGTTTCGCTCCTATACGATGACGGCTGAGCCGGCCAAAGTGGAGGTCGCTTGA